In a single window of the Nicotiana tomentosiformis chromosome 8, ASM39032v3, whole genome shotgun sequence genome:
- the LOC138898073 gene encoding uncharacterized protein — protein sequence MSSPNCLWILDSGASDHISGLKTGKMIGIGYESQGLYHMSKSQPPVSFTSATSADLLHSRLAHSSLRKLQKLIPSLSTLSSFECESCQLGKHTCTSFPKRVNNRASSIFDIVHSDVWGPSRVVSSLGCQYFVTFIDDFSRCTWVSLPNGPQGSPPPLQVYSKRASPLANTNDGTIPYLNTLVAPNDSSFSPISPAPVMPSSDVVTPPYAKLPEGKSTAGCRWIYTVKVGSDEIIDRLKARLVAKEYTQIYGLDYGDTFSLVAKIASVRLLISLAAMHRWPLHQLDIKNSFLHGELVEEVYMDQPPGFVAQGESNLVCRLKRSLYGLKQSPRAWFGRFSSVVQQFGMSRSEVDHSVFYRHNGLEKNIFCSLM from the exons ATGTCTTCACCCAATTGCTTATGGATACTGGACTCTGGTGCATCTGACCATATCTCTG GACTGAAAACGGGGAAGATGATTGGAATAGGATATGAGTCTCAGGGACTATATCATATGTCCAAATCACAACCACCAGTTTCCTTCACTTCCGCTACATCAGCTGATCTACTCCATAGCCGTTTAGCCCACTCGAGTCTTAGAAAGCTTCAAAAATTAATTCCTAGTCTTTCCACATTGTCTTCTTTTGAATGTGAGTCTTGTCAGCTTGGGAAACACACTTGCACCTCGTTTCCCAAAAGAGTCAATAATAGGGCTTCATCTATATTTGACATTGTTCactcagatgtttggggtcctagtcgtgTTGTTTCAAGTTTAGGATGTCAGTATTTTGTTACCTTTATTGATGACTTCTCCCGCTGCACATGG GTTAGTCTTCCAAACGGACCTCAAGGCTCTCCTCCTCCTCTCCAAGTATACTCCAAACGTGCCAGTCCTCTAGCTAATACTAATGATGGCACTATTCCTTATCTAAATACGTTGGTAGCTCCCAATGACTCATCTTTTTCTCCTATATCACCTGCTCCAGTCATGCCTTCATCAGATGTAGTAACTCCACCATACGCAAAG TTACCAGAAGGAAAATCTACCGCTGGATGTCGGTGGATCTATACAGTAAAGGTAGGTTCAGATGAAATAATTGATCGGCTGAAAGCTCGCCTTGTTGCTAAAGAATACACCCAGATTTATGGTCTTGACTATGGTGACACATTCTCTCTAGTTGCCAAGATTGCATCTGTCCGGCTACTTATCTCCTTAGCAGCAATGCATCGTTGGCCGCTTCATCAACTAGATATTAAGAATTCTTTCTTACATGGTGAGCTTGTTGAGGAAGTTTATATGGATCAACCTCCCGggtttgttgctcagggggagtcaaACTTAGTATGTCGTCTAAAACGTTCACTATATGGCCTTAAGCAATCTCCGAGAGCATGGTTTGGCAGATTTAGCTCTGTTGTCCAACAATTTGGGATGTCTCGAAGTGAAGTAGATCACTCCGTTTTCTATCGACATAATGGTCTAGAAAAGAACATTTTCTGCTCGTTAATGTAG
- the LOC138898074 gene encoding secreted RxLR effector protein 161-like: MLNCKPIDALMYPNVKLVPEQGEPLEDPGRYRRLIIDAVIRILIYIKKAPGQGLLHEDKGHTNIVGYSDADWAGSPSDRRSTSGYCVIIRGNLISWKSKRKDVVARSSAEAEY, from the exons ATGTTAAACTGCAAACCTATTGACGCTCTTATGTATCCAAATGTCAAACTCGTCCCTGAACAGGGGGAGCCATTAGAAGATCCTGGCAGATATCGAAGACTG ATCATTGACGCAGTAATTCGCATTCTAATATACATCAAAAAAGCTCCAGGACAAGGACTATTACATGAAGACAAAGGTCACACAAACATTGTTGGATATTctgatgctgattgggcaggttCTCCGTCAGATAGACGCTCTACTTCTGGGTATTGTGTCATTATCAGGGGAAATCTAATTTCTTGGAAAAGTAAAAGGAAAGATGTTGTTGCAAgatctagtgcagaagcagaatattgA
- the LOC104101777 gene encoding heat shock 22 kDa protein, mitochondrial-like has product MAFRTALQRLNSSSTLLSNFLNTGRTVSVAPLTSRFLSYKSSHVSVVDSNEESFTINALGGSFPRSDQFPIQRGASDQYMENPFQISGPRGSYEAKNVDEGMFVRMEMPGIDKEDVKVWVEYGNICIKGDGKKESEHEDSGRTYSANIEICSNSFQPQYMEAEMKNGVLRMVIPKSKTSQKVTGSYEIKVK; this is encoded by the exons ATGGCGTTTCGCACTGCTTTACAGAGATTGAACTCTTCATCAACCCTTCTCTCCAACTTCCTTAATACAGGCCGTACTGTTTCCGTTGCGCCGTTAACATCTCGTTTTCTGAGCTATAAGAGTAGTCATGTTTCCGTTGTGGACTCTAACGAAGAAAGCTTTACTATCAATGCACTTGGAGGTTCTTTTCCTCGCTCTGATCAGTTCCCTATTCAACGTG GTGCATCTGATCAGTACATGGAAAACCCGTTCCAAATTTCTGGACCTCGAGGGTCATACGAGGCGAAGAATGTGGATGAGGGAATGTTTGTGAGGATGGAAATGCCGGGTATTGATAAAGAAGATGTGAAGGTGTGGGTTGAATATGGGAATATCTGCATAAAAGGTGATGGAAAGAAGGAGTCTGAGCATGAGGACAGTGGAAGAACTTACAGTGCCAACATTGAGATCTGCTCGAATTCGTTTCAGCCTCAGTATATGGAAGCTGAGATGAAGAATGGTGTTCTTAGGATGGTAATACCCAAGTCCAAGACTTCTCAGAAGGTGACTGGCTCTTATGAGATAAAAGTTAAGTAA
- the LOC104101778 gene encoding 14.7 kDa heat shock protein-like, giving the protein MTSSMALSLRKAAGVSTLFKLLSPKSHFTTAPPSITRFFSSTTTSDSDSMSKEEKKSPDPIMVKGAPQDIKMENPFQSAGPPNVLEVDNMKDGILVRVAMPGVSEDGIKVWLENNTVYFTGKGEIELETEKSGRKYGGSLEFKTDCCKAEKVEAQIKDGILKMVVKGEMGED; this is encoded by the exons ATGACTTCTTCAATGGCTCTAAGTCTGAGAAAAGCAGCCGGAGTTTCAACACTGTTCAAATTACTCAGCCCCAAATCCCATTTTACCACCGCGCCACCTTCAATCACACGCTTTTTTTCCTCCACTACCACCTCGGATTCAGATTCCAtgagcaaagaagagaagaagtcTCCAGACCCAA TTATGGTAAAGGGTGCTCCGCAAGATATCAAAATGGAGAACCCATTTCAGTCAGCTGGACCTCCGAACGTGCTAGAAGTGGATAATATGAAGGATGGAATACTTGTGAGAGTGGCAATGCCTGGTGTTAGTGAAGATGGGATTAAGGTATGGTTAGAGAACAACACTGTTTACTTTACTGGGAAAGGAGAAATTGAGTTGGAAACTGAGAAATCAGGGAGGAAATATGGAGGGAGTCTTGAGTTTAAGACTGATTGCTGTAAAGCTGAGAAGGTTGAAGCACAAATCAAAGATGGTATTCTTAAAATGGTAGTTAAAGGTGAGATGGGAGAAGATTGA
- the LOC104101779 gene encoding uncharacterized protein, with translation MDKSQKQTLLNVAKLKLPSFQVVVVNANLGCTHCRGRISQVISKITGLREYTIDVGRKQVIVRGDVRKHHQEKHGGVKSHMINENHSRVFAFLFSLLRFRWITTKKMAD, from the exons ATGGATAAAAGTCAAAAGCAGACTCTGTTAAATGTCGCTAAGCTTAAGCTTCCTTCG TTTCAGGTAGTGGTGGTGAATGCAAATCTGGGATGCACACATTGCAGAGGCAGAATATCTCAAGTCATCTCAAAGATAACAG GGTTGAGGGAGTATACAATAGATGTTGGGAGAAAGCAAGTGATTGTTAGAGGAGATGTTAGAAAACATCACCAGGAAAAACATGGTGGGGTAAAGAGCCACATGATCAACGAGAACCATAGCCGGGTTTTCGCATTCTTGTTTAGTTTACTGAGATTCCGTTGGATCACTACAAAGAAGATGGCTGATTAA